One region of Fragaria vesca subsp. vesca linkage group LG4, FraVesHawaii_1.0, whole genome shotgun sequence genomic DNA includes:
- the LOC101307294 gene encoding homogentisate phytyltransferase 1, chloroplastic-like: MDYALLGSFPKACIGGNNWRRENLKKICFSGSYTAVRVSRCREQDILQRYCSVGSLHPQQHLKHHNIGTKENSTSYRRHKTFLVNATAGHPLDSEPGAYNAKNIWNTIINATDAFYRFSRPHTVIGTALSIVSVSLLAVQNLSDFSPLFFTGVLEAVVAALFMNIYIVGLNQLSDIDIDKVNKPYLPLASGEYSVVTGIMIVTSFAIVSFWLGWIVGSWPLFWALFISFVLGTAYSINVPLLRWKRFAVVAAMCILAVRAVIVQLAFFLHIQTHVYKRPAAFSRPLIFATAFMSFFSVVIALFKDIPDIDGDKIFGIRSFTVRLGQERVFWICIWLLQMAYGVAILVGASSSFMLSKCITVLGHAILASILWSRAKSVDLTSKAAITAFYMFIWKLFYAEYLLIPLVR; encoded by the exons ATGGATTATGCGCTTCTTGGGTCCTTTCCAAAAGCCTGTATAG GTGGGAACAATTGGAGAAGGGAGAATCTCAAGAAGATTTGCTTTTCGG GTTCATATACTGCAGTCAGAGTTTCAAGGTGCAGAGAACAGGACATACTGCAAAGATACTGCTCTGTTGGGTCTCTCCATCCGCAACAGCATTTGAAGCATCATAACATAGGCACCAAGGAAAATTCTACATCCTACAGGAGGCATAAAACGTTCCTGGTGAATGCAACTGCTGGTCACCCTCTTGATTCTGAACCTGGAGCTTATAATGCGAAAAACATTTGGAACACCATCATAAATGCAACAGATGCTTTTTACCGGTTTTCAAGGCCACACACAGTTATAGGCACA GCATTGAGCATAGTTTCGGTTTCTCTCCTTGCAGTCCAGAATCTGTCAGATTTTTCTCCCTTATTTTTCACTGGGGTGCTGGAG GCTGTAGTTGCTGCTCTCTTCATGAATATTTACATTGTCGGTTTAAATCAGTTGTCTGATATTGATATAGACAAG GTTAACAAGCCTTATCTTCCATTGGCATCAGGAGAATATTCAGTAGTGACTGGCATCATGATTGTGACTTCTTTTGCAATTGTG AGTTTTTGGCTGGGATGGATTGTTGGTTCATGGCCATTGTTTTGGGCCCTTTTCATCAGCTTTGTACTTGGAACTGCTTATTCAATCAAT GTGCCACTACTGAGATGGAAAAGGTTTGCTGTGGTTGCAGCAATGTGCATCCTAGCTGTTCGAGCAGTGATAGTTCAACTTGCTTTTTTCCTGCACATTCAG ACCCATGTGTACAAAAGACCGGCTGCCTTCTCGAGGCCACTAATCTTTGCAACAGCATTTATGAGCTTCTTCTCTGTTGTTATAGCATTGTTTAAG GATATACCTGATATTGATGGAGATAAAATATTTGGCATCCGGTCTTTTACAGTACGTCTGGGACAAGAGCGG GTATTTTGGATATGTATATGGCTACTTCAAATGGCTTATGGTGTTGCCATTTTAGTGGGAGCATCATCATCCTTCATGTTGAGCAAATGCATCACG GTATTGGGACATGCAATTTTGGCTTCAATACTCTGGAGCCGAGCAAAATCTGTTGATCTCACCAGCAAAGCTGCAATAACAGCCTTCTACATGTTTATATGGAAG CTCTTTTATGCTGAGTATCTACTGATACCACTTGTTCGATGA